Proteins from a genomic interval of Microbacterium imperiale:
- a CDS encoding Rho termination factor N-terminal domain-containing protein has product MSKSAKQERAAREAVDETAAAAKSAKKTAKKLPKKIARPLNAAIDDARDAADVSKKKVRSSPKKVAKRARAAAARLEKAVATAVQRAAEKARLREQAEQADAAARRAEDEAAAAKAESKARRRAAAEAEKAAARAELAAREADDELAAALGEPGADAPEDTPDSHGVTDPLDDSAPSVRAVDDLDAPLSALTVAQLRERAREAGLTGYSRLPKAQLVERLSGR; this is encoded by the coding sequence ATGTCGAAGAGTGCGAAGCAGGAACGCGCGGCACGCGAGGCGGTCGACGAGACCGCGGCGGCCGCGAAGAGCGCGAAGAAGACGGCGAAGAAACTTCCCAAGAAAATCGCCCGACCGCTGAACGCCGCCATCGACGACGCCCGCGACGCCGCCGACGTGTCGAAGAAGAAGGTGCGCTCATCGCCGAAGAAGGTCGCCAAGCGGGCGCGCGCCGCCGCTGCGCGTCTCGAGAAGGCGGTCGCGACGGCGGTGCAGCGTGCGGCCGAGAAGGCGCGCCTGCGCGAACAGGCTGAGCAGGCCGACGCAGCCGCTCGCCGCGCCGAAGACGAGGCGGCAGCCGCCAAGGCGGAGTCGAAGGCACGCCGCCGCGCTGCAGCGGAGGCCGAGAAAGCCGCCGCCCGTGCCGAGCTCGCCGCCCGCGAAGCGGACGACGAACTGGCGGCTGCGCTGGGCGAGCCGGGTGCGGACGCCCCCGAGGACACTCCCGACAGCCACGGCGTGACCGATCCGCTCGATGACTCCGCGCCGTCCGTGCGGGCGGTCGACGATCTGGACGCACCGCTGTCGGCTCTCACCGTGGCACAGCTGCGGGAGCGGGCGCGCGAGGCGGGTCTGACGGGCTACTCGCGCTTGCCGAAGGCGCAGCTCGTCGAGCGGCTCTCCGGACGGTGA